A single genomic interval of Romeriopsis navalis LEGE 11480 harbors:
- a CDS encoding PatA/PatG family cyanobactin maturation protease: MNRYDTSAFQQIWKSTLGYPTVKIAVLDGPVDTTHPSLQDAQLSKLPTLVSSAPGVGRMSEHGTHITSVIFGQHDSEIRGIAPACNGIIAPIFSDDKARLSQLDLARAINQALDQGAHVINISGGELSAPDAAETILAEAVQACHKAGVLIVAAAGNDGCDCLHLPAALPAVLAVGALDIRGHPFDFSNWGETYQTNGILAPGEQILGAMPGGGSARKSGTSFATPIVTGLIGLMLSLQIQQGQSPNPYQIKEAILRTALSCASDTGKRCLTGRLDILEVYNTIVNQSEITVSETVSASSAQIGINMSNINPSESHTAEFDNSMGQPNSPIYPQATVLATQPENYAPPANTPQTLTDQNVPVGVLSASGMATPNGQPIPTYPGSQSTPTYPPAGMTNNIQGLQASSPETNQVVANVPAQFASTPMPQNYPTVNQVAPSAVAPSEGCGCDSSPSSLIYAIGVIGYDFATEARRDSFKQLMPVVNANNSAESFPDGNVPDGTIAIPANPYDARQMVNYLLGSPRGDGQAANGNPEEAASLIWTLNLELTPIYAIEPKGAFGYVVYKQMAEFLAGQILASNSNEYIERISLPGVLTGKTVRLFSGQVVPVIEPLNTRGMYAWNTNQLISSVMAAIAGDNNESGLGDAERGEVEYALRSFLQRIYYDLRNLGQTAQERALNYASANVFQFSDAMVDVLRNRQRVGGGTDMAVAMQLDSIAVEKSPFCRVDSDCWDVKITFFDPENDRRARRVLRYTIDVSDLMPVTIGQPRIWDIS, translated from the coding sequence ATGAATCGATATGACACATCGGCGTTCCAACAAATTTGGAAAAGCACACTCGGTTATCCAACTGTCAAAATTGCAGTTCTTGATGGTCCTGTTGATACTACTCACCCCTCACTCCAGGATGCACAGTTATCAAAACTGCCAACACTCGTTTCTTCCGCCCCTGGTGTCGGAAGAATGTCAGAACATGGCACACATATTACCAGTGTAATTTTTGGTCAACATGATAGCGAAATTCGCGGCATTGCCCCGGCTTGTAACGGCATCATTGCCCCGATCTTCTCGGATGATAAGGCTCGGTTATCGCAGTTAGATCTGGCCCGTGCGATTAACCAAGCCCTGGATCAGGGTGCCCACGTTATCAATATTAGTGGTGGCGAACTCAGCGCTCCTGATGCGGCCGAAACAATTTTGGCCGAGGCGGTGCAGGCTTGCCATAAAGCTGGGGTTTTGATTGTCGCCGCCGCTGGTAATGATGGTTGCGACTGTCTCCATCTGCCTGCAGCACTGCCGGCCGTTTTGGCAGTCGGCGCACTGGATATCCGTGGTCATCCATTCGACTTTAGTAACTGGGGGGAAACCTACCAAACCAACGGTATCCTCGCACCCGGAGAACAAATTTTAGGCGCAATGCCCGGTGGCGGTAGCGCACGCAAAAGCGGCACCAGCTTCGCTACACCGATCGTCACTGGCCTGATTGGCCTGATGTTAAGCCTCCAAATTCAACAAGGACAATCACCGAATCCTTATCAAATTAAAGAGGCGATTTTGCGTACAGCATTATCTTGTGCTTCTGATACAGGAAAACGTTGTCTTACAGGACGTCTTGATATTTTGGAGGTGTATAACACGATCGTTAATCAGTCAGAAATTACTGTTTCTGAAACAGTATCTGCATCATCTGCTCAAATAGGAATAAACATGAGTAACATCAATCCGAGTGAATCTCATACCGCTGAATTCGATAATTCTATGGGCCAACCCAATTCTCCGATATATCCACAAGCCACCGTTCTTGCTACTCAGCCAGAGAATTATGCCCCCCCAGCAAACACCCCTCAAACACTTACAGATCAAAATGTTCCGGTTGGAGTGCTTAGCGCAAGTGGAATGGCAACGCCAAACGGCCAACCCATTCCTACTTATCCGGGTAGCCAATCCACACCTACTTATCCGCCAGCAGGCATGACCAACAATATTCAAGGTCTACAGGCGAGTAGTCCAGAAACTAACCAAGTCGTCGCCAATGTTCCAGCACAATTTGCTTCTACACCGATGCCGCAGAATTATCCGACGGTCAATCAAGTCGCCCCATCCGCTGTTGCGCCTTCAGAAGGCTGCGGCTGCGACAGTTCCCCATCATCGTTGATCTATGCGATCGGGGTGATCGGATATGATTTTGCGACTGAAGCACGGCGCGATAGTTTTAAGCAACTTATGCCCGTCGTCAATGCAAATAATAGTGCGGAAAGCTTTCCTGATGGAAATGTCCCAGATGGGACGATTGCAATACCAGCTAATCCCTATGATGCAAGGCAAATGGTTAACTACCTACTTGGATCTCCTCGAGGGGATGGGCAAGCAGCGAATGGGAATCCCGAAGAAGCTGCATCCCTGATCTGGACTTTAAATCTAGAGTTAACCCCAATCTATGCAATTGAACCAAAAGGTGCATTCGGTTATGTCGTATATAAACAAATGGCTGAGTTTTTAGCCGGGCAAATTCTCGCAAGTAATAGTAACGAATATATTGAGCGTATTTCATTACCTGGTGTTTTAACTGGCAAGACAGTTCGTCTATTTTCTGGGCAGGTTGTTCCTGTAATTGAGCCGCTAAACACCCGAGGAATGTATGCCTGGAATACGAATCAATTAATTTCATCAGTCATGGCAGCAATTGCTGGTGATAATAACGAATCAGGACTAGGTGACGCGGAAAGAGGCGAAGTCGAATATGCCTTAAGAAGCTTTCTCCAACGCATCTACTATGATTTACGCAATTTAGGGCAAACGGCACAAGAGCGCGCTCTGAATTACGCTTCTGCAAATGTTTTCCAGTTTTCTGATGCGATGGTTGATGTATTGCGAAATCGCCAGCGGGTTGGTGGCGGTACAGACATGGCTGTGGCAATGCAGTTAGATTCGATTGCGGTCGAAAAGAGTCCATTCTGCCGTGTTGATTCTGATTGTTGGGATGTAAAAATCACCTTTTTTGATCCGGAAAATGACCGACGGGCAAGGAGGGTACTGCGCTACACGATCGATGTCAGTGACCTGATGCCGGTCACGATCGGCCAACCGAGAATTTGGGATATTTCCTAG